The Hemibagrus wyckioides isolate EC202008001 linkage group LG12, SWU_Hwy_1.0, whole genome shotgun sequence genome includes a window with the following:
- the nog1 gene encoding noggin-1: MMVAVIERRFVAAMYVLFVSLVLHTEEGTCQHFYLLRPVPSDSLPLVELKEDPDPALDPRERDLNETELRSVLGGDLDSRFLSVTPPPKEREEDEHTDSSFPDGPMPAHIRALDLDTPPFVVAGARRRKAGRKLKRRLQMWLWARSACPVSYTWTDLGSRFWPRYARVGSCRNERSCSVPEGMMCTPAGSSRVTLLRWRCARRRGNLKCAWIPVQYPIITQCKCACSN, encoded by the coding sequence ATGATGGTGGCGGTGATTGAGCGCCGTTTCGTGGCGGCGATGTACGTGCTGTTCGTGTCGCTCGTGCTGCACACGGAGGAGGGCACGTGCCAGCACTTTTACCTGCTCCGGCCGGTGCCGAGCGACAGCCTGCCTCTCGTGGAGCTCAAAGAGGACCCGGATCCCGCACTGGACCCGCGCGAGCGCGACCTGAACGAGACCGAGCTGCGGAGCGTGCTGGGCGGCGACTTGGACTCGCGCTTCCTGTCAGTGACGCCGCCGCCGAAGGAGCGCGAGGAAGACGAGCACACGGACAGCTCGTTCCCCGATGGCCCCATGCCCGCCCACATCCGCGCGCTGGACCTCGACACACCGCCGTTCGTCGTGGCGGGCGCGCGCCGCCGCAAAGCAGGCCGCAAGCTCAAACGGCGGTTGCAGATGTGGCTGTGGGCGCGCTCGGCGTGTCCGGTGTCCTACACGTGGACAGACCTCGGCAGCCGCTTCTGGCCGCGCTACGCACGCGTGGGCAGCTGCCGCAACGAGCGCTCGTGCTCCGTGCCCGAGGGCATGATGTGCACGCCCGCGGGGTCCTCGCGCGTCACGCTCTTGCGCTGGAGATGTGCGCGCCGGAGAGGCAACCTCAAATGCGCGTGGATCCCAGTGCAataccccatcatcacacagtgCAAATGCGCGTGCTCGAACTGA